In Catenulispora sp. MAP5-51, the following proteins share a genomic window:
- a CDS encoding ATP-binding cassette domain-containing protein — translation MIEVKGLAKSYETRAKRKTTKVDAVVGVDLDVAEGEIFGFLGPNGAGKTSTLRMLATLIPPDAGEATIAGADLRTEQAKVREAIGYIAQGGATTDDATAREELVLQARMHGISKAEAQRRAVAALAAFDLTEYADRPCKTYSGGQRRRVDIAMGIIHQPKVVFLDEPTTGLDPQSRAHMWDEVRRLRSEGMTVFLTTHYLEEADQLCDRVAIIDGGTIVAEGTPDALKREISGDIVTVGVGEDFAEKAAEVLKGQDYLSEVEVRDGGRLRLAVEAGETAVPRVMRTLEEAGIALATVEVHRPTLDDVFLTKTGRSLRES, via the coding sequence ATCATCGAAGTCAAGGGTCTGGCCAAGAGCTACGAGACCCGCGCCAAGCGCAAGACCACCAAGGTGGACGCGGTGGTCGGGGTCGACCTGGATGTCGCCGAGGGCGAGATCTTCGGGTTCCTCGGGCCGAACGGCGCCGGGAAGACTTCCACGCTGCGCATGCTGGCCACGCTCATCCCGCCGGACGCCGGCGAGGCCACGATCGCCGGCGCCGATCTGCGCACCGAGCAGGCCAAGGTCCGCGAGGCGATCGGCTACATCGCGCAGGGCGGCGCCACCACCGACGACGCCACGGCGCGCGAGGAACTGGTCCTGCAAGCCCGGATGCACGGCATCAGCAAGGCCGAGGCGCAGCGCCGGGCCGTGGCGGCCCTGGCGGCGTTCGACCTCACCGAGTACGCCGACCGGCCGTGCAAGACCTACTCCGGCGGCCAGCGCCGCCGCGTCGACATCGCGATGGGCATCATCCACCAGCCCAAGGTGGTCTTCCTCGACGAGCCGACGACCGGACTGGACCCGCAAAGCCGCGCGCACATGTGGGACGAGGTCCGCCGGCTGCGCTCGGAGGGCATGACGGTCTTCCTCACCACGCACTACCTCGAAGAGGCCGACCAGCTCTGCGACCGCGTCGCCATCATCGACGGCGGCACCATCGTGGCCGAGGGCACGCCGGACGCGCTCAAGCGGGAGATCTCCGGCGACATCGTCACGGTCGGCGTCGGCGAGGACTTCGCCGAGAAGGCCGCCGAGGTCCTCAAGGGGCAGGACTACCTGTCCGAGGTCGAGGTCCGCGACGGCGGCCGGCTGCGGCTGGCGGTCGAGGCCGGCGAGACCGCGGTGCCGCGCGTGATGCGCACGCTGGAGGAGGCCGGGATCGCCCTGGCCACGGTCGAGGTGCACCGGCCGACGCTGGACGACGTGTTCCTGACCAAGACCGGCCGCTCGCTGCGCGAGTCGTGA
- a CDS encoding glycosyltransferase, with protein sequence MSRFLFVSLPLTGHVNPMAAVAKTLTAQGHDVAWAGSEAYLRPLVGPDAEIQQIPLRPHRRQADRGMAAAKTRWEEYIVPHCKVSLKGVDKAVRAFAPDVIAVDQHAIAGALVAHRYGLPWASMAPTTMELTRPYRALPKVEAWIHGHLAKMWADAGLPGEPPHDLRFSPHLLIAFTGTALTGEPSWPDNAVLVGPALAERPADLDFPRDWLDPGRKHVLISMGTLAAENSHGFYQRALEAVRPLGERVQVIVTAPPESVPEAPDHVLVRNRVPVLELMPQLHAVVSHGGLNTVCEALAHGVPLVVAPIKGDQPINASQVAAAGAGVRVSFARVRPEALRAALVSVLEEPSISKAAAAVRDSFAAAGGAAAASARMARLAGAGQDASRREREGSLESPA encoded by the coding sequence ATGAGCCGGTTCCTGTTCGTCAGCCTCCCGCTGACCGGCCACGTGAACCCGATGGCCGCGGTCGCGAAAACGCTGACCGCGCAAGGCCACGACGTCGCGTGGGCCGGCTCGGAGGCGTACCTGCGGCCGCTGGTCGGGCCGGACGCGGAGATCCAGCAGATCCCCCTGCGTCCGCACCGCCGCCAGGCCGACCGCGGGATGGCGGCGGCGAAGACCCGGTGGGAGGAGTACATCGTCCCGCACTGCAAGGTCTCGCTGAAGGGCGTCGACAAAGCGGTGCGGGCCTTCGCGCCGGACGTGATCGCGGTGGACCAGCACGCGATCGCCGGTGCGCTGGTCGCGCACCGGTACGGCCTGCCGTGGGCCTCGATGGCCCCGACCACGATGGAGCTCACCCGGCCCTACCGGGCGCTGCCGAAGGTCGAGGCCTGGATCCACGGCCACCTGGCGAAGATGTGGGCCGACGCCGGCCTGCCCGGCGAGCCGCCGCACGATCTGCGCTTCTCGCCGCACCTGCTCATCGCGTTCACCGGCACCGCGCTGACCGGCGAGCCTTCCTGGCCGGACAACGCGGTCCTGGTGGGCCCGGCCCTGGCCGAGCGTCCCGCCGATCTCGACTTCCCCCGGGATTGGCTGGACCCCGGCAGGAAGCACGTCCTGATCTCGATGGGCACGCTGGCGGCCGAGAACTCGCACGGCTTCTACCAGCGCGCGCTGGAAGCGGTGCGTCCGCTGGGCGAGCGCGTCCAGGTCATCGTGACCGCGCCGCCGGAGAGCGTGCCCGAGGCCCCGGACCATGTCCTGGTCCGCAACCGCGTACCGGTCCTGGAGCTGATGCCGCAGCTGCACGCGGTGGTCTCGCACGGCGGCCTGAACACCGTCTGCGAGGCCCTGGCGCACGGCGTCCCGCTGGTCGTCGCGCCGATCAAGGGCGACCAGCCCATCAACGCCTCCCAGGTGGCCGCCGCCGGCGCCGGGGTGCGCGTCAGTTTCGCCCGGGTCCGGCCCGAAGCGCTGCGCGCGGCGCTGGTGTCAGTGCTCGAAGAACCGTCCATCAGCAAGGCCGCGGCAGCCGTCCGCGACTCGTTCGCCGCCGCGGGAGGTGCCGCCGCCGCCAGTGCGCGGATGGCGCGCCTGGCCGGGGCCGGCCAAGACGCCTCACGGCGAGAAAGGGAGGGATCCCTTGAAAGTCCTGCGTGA
- a CDS encoding class I adenylate-forming enzyme family protein yields the protein MAAGIDNPTDPEWVDDVLLAGPADQVCLVLGAPVDRTMLRALVAERIKALREAGLRAGGSVAVCLPPSLAFVTNLLAIWRIGGRAALLDHRLTAFEVEQAIERLAPQFVVNVEKSSGGALRAFQDVQEKIVARAEGRPSDTSHALIQLSSGSTGPSKSIGRTASDLIAEIERYKAIGAGVPAPGERIVSLASMVHVLGLVGGLLYGLHAGVQLVLPGRMTADAILDAVAAGPEPTTLLGVPFHIELLAAVAEPPRLPQLTGMTTGGELVRAQVHDAFADRYGIRLGNMYGMTELGVIATDLFGTHRPAVLPAPGIEVRADDGELHIAMENSPYVGLVDPARWSDGWLHTKDAGSVEEGTGLVRVRGRRDSQVSIGGLKVDLSEVEHTLAGLPGVQAAVVVYGKAIEAYVVLEPAAELSAVQDALTERVAAYKRPRAWHAVEQLPRTATGKLVRDQSVLSGAR from the coding sequence ATGGCTGCGGGAATCGACAATCCCACGGACCCGGAATGGGTCGACGACGTTTTGTTGGCCGGGCCCGCGGACCAGGTGTGCCTGGTCCTGGGCGCTCCGGTCGACCGCACGATGCTGCGGGCCCTGGTCGCCGAGCGAATCAAGGCTCTGCGTGAGGCCGGCCTGCGAGCCGGCGGCTCGGTCGCGGTGTGCCTGCCGCCCTCGCTGGCGTTCGTCACGAACCTGCTGGCGATCTGGCGGATCGGCGGACGCGCGGCGCTGCTGGACCACCGGCTGACCGCCTTCGAGGTGGAGCAGGCGATCGAGCGCCTGGCGCCGCAGTTCGTGGTGAACGTCGAGAAGTCCAGCGGCGGTGCGCTGCGGGCGTTCCAGGACGTGCAGGAGAAAATCGTCGCGCGCGCCGAGGGCCGGCCTTCTGACACCTCGCACGCGCTCATCCAGCTGAGCTCGGGCTCCACCGGGCCGTCGAAGTCGATCGGCCGGACCGCCTCGGACCTGATCGCCGAGATCGAGCGGTACAAGGCGATCGGCGCGGGCGTTCCGGCGCCCGGCGAGCGGATCGTGTCGCTGGCCTCGATGGTGCACGTGCTGGGCCTGGTCGGCGGGCTGCTGTACGGCCTGCACGCCGGGGTGCAGCTGGTGCTGCCGGGCCGGATGACCGCCGACGCCATCTTGGACGCGGTGGCCGCCGGCCCCGAGCCGACCACGCTGCTGGGCGTCCCGTTCCACATCGAGCTGCTGGCCGCGGTCGCCGAACCGCCCCGGCTGCCGCAGCTGACCGGCATGACCACCGGCGGGGAACTGGTGCGGGCGCAGGTGCACGACGCCTTCGCCGACCGGTACGGCATCCGGCTCGGGAACATGTACGGGATGACAGAGCTCGGCGTCATCGCGACCGACCTGTTCGGCACCCACCGCCCGGCGGTGCTCCCGGCCCCCGGCATCGAAGTCCGCGCCGACGACGGCGAGCTGCACATCGCGATGGAGAACTCGCCCTACGTCGGCCTCGTGGATCCCGCGCGCTGGTCCGACGGCTGGCTGCACACCAAGGACGCCGGCAGCGTCGAGGAGGGCACCGGCCTGGTCCGGGTCCGCGGCCGGCGCGACTCGCAGGTCTCGATCGGCGGCCTGAAGGTCGATCTGAGCGAGGTCGAGCACACCCTGGCCGGCCTGCCCGGCGTCCAGGCCGCGGTGGTGGTGTACGGCAAGGCGATCGAGGCGTACGTGGTCCTGGAGCCGGCCGCCGAACTGTCCGCGGTCCAGGACGCCCTGACCGAACGGGTGGCCGCCTACAAGCGGCCGCGGGCCTGGCACGCCGTCGAGCAGCTGCCGCGTACCGCGACCGGAAAGCTCGTCCGCGACCAGAGCGTGCTTTCCGGCGCGCGCTGA
- a CDS encoding ABC transporter permease, translating into MKVLRDTWLIFHRNLQLMLRSPLWVVLGVSQPVVFLLLFAPLLKPALATMGAHSQAQAYRIYVPGMLVALALAGGLYAGFDLLRELASGIVERARVTPVSRLALLLGRALRDVVVLVVQAAIIIVLSLLFGLTVSIPALLIGYGILALITLTSASFSYGVALKIKNPAVLGQLINNVAQPLMLLSGTLLPIALAPLWLRDTANGNPFNWAVTGMRALFTGHPGDPSIWKAFAMLGALAAITIAWSGRKFAKSVR; encoded by the coding sequence TTGAAAGTCCTGCGTGACACCTGGCTGATCTTCCACCGCAACCTCCAGCTGATGCTGCGCTCGCCGCTGTGGGTGGTGCTCGGCGTCTCCCAGCCGGTGGTCTTCCTGCTGTTGTTCGCACCGCTGCTCAAGCCGGCGCTGGCGACGATGGGGGCGCACTCCCAGGCCCAGGCCTACCGCATCTACGTCCCCGGCATGCTGGTCGCCCTGGCGCTGGCCGGGGGCCTGTACGCGGGCTTCGACCTGCTGCGCGAGCTGGCCTCGGGCATCGTGGAGCGGGCCCGGGTGACCCCGGTGAGCCGGCTGGCGCTGCTGCTGGGCCGGGCCCTGCGCGACGTGGTGGTGCTGGTGGTCCAGGCGGCCATCATCATCGTGCTCTCGCTGCTGTTCGGGCTGACGGTCAGTATCCCAGCCCTGCTCATCGGCTACGGCATATTGGCCCTGATCACCCTGACCAGCGCGTCGTTCTCCTACGGCGTGGCGCTGAAGATCAAGAATCCGGCGGTGCTGGGCCAGCTGATCAACAACGTGGCGCAGCCGCTGATGCTGCTGTCCGGGACGCTGCTGCCGATCGCGCTGGCGCCGCTGTGGCTGCGCGACACCGCCAACGGCAACCCGTTCAACTGGGCCGTCACCGGGATGCGCGCGCTGTTCACCGGCCACCCGGGCGACCCCTCGATCTGGAAGGCCTTCGCGATGCTCGGCGCCCTGGCGGCCATCACCATCGCCTGGTCCGGCCGCAAGTTCGCCAAGTCAGTCCGCTAA
- a CDS encoding UDP-glucuronic acid decarboxylase family protein: protein MTEREIRRAVVTGGAGFVGSHLCDRLRDSGANVVCVDNFLTGSPENVAHLAGDPGFELLEHDVTEPFDVEGPVDAVFHLASPASPHDYARHPLATLKAGAHGTLHALELAGRKDARFLLASTSEVYGDPLVHPQVESYWGNVNPIGPRSQYDEAKRFAEALTATHRAHLGFDTTIVRLFNTYGPRMRPLDGRAVPTFVTQALAGREITVAGDGLQTRSLCYVDDTVAGILAAARSGRPGPVNIGNPAELTILQLADRVRELCGSVAPTVFVPRPGDDPDLRRPDITRAISELGWAPVVDLDKGLTATIDWFAARLND, encoded by the coding sequence ATGACGGAACGCGAGATCCGCAGGGCGGTCGTGACCGGGGGAGCCGGCTTCGTCGGCTCCCACCTGTGCGACCGGCTGCGGGATTCCGGCGCGAACGTGGTGTGCGTCGACAACTTCCTCACCGGTTCGCCGGAGAACGTCGCGCACCTGGCCGGCGACCCAGGGTTCGAGCTGTTGGAGCACGACGTCACAGAACCCTTTGACGTCGAAGGTCCGGTGGACGCGGTGTTCCACCTGGCCTCCCCGGCCTCGCCGCACGACTACGCGCGCCATCCGCTGGCCACGCTGAAGGCCGGCGCGCACGGCACGCTGCACGCGCTGGAGCTGGCCGGCCGCAAGGACGCGCGCTTCCTGCTGGCCTCCACCTCCGAGGTCTACGGCGACCCGCTGGTGCATCCCCAGGTCGAGTCCTACTGGGGCAACGTGAACCCGATCGGGCCGCGCAGCCAGTACGACGAGGCCAAGCGCTTCGCCGAGGCGCTGACCGCGACGCACCGCGCGCACCTGGGGTTCGACACGACGATCGTGCGGCTGTTCAACACCTACGGCCCGCGCATGCGGCCGCTGGACGGCCGCGCGGTGCCGACGTTCGTCACCCAGGCGCTGGCCGGCCGGGAGATCACGGTCGCCGGCGACGGCCTGCAGACCAGGTCGCTGTGCTACGTGGACGACACGGTCGCCGGCATCCTGGCCGCGGCCCGCTCCGGCCGCCCCGGGCCGGTCAACATCGGCAACCCGGCCGAGCTGACCATCCTGCAGCTGGCCGACCGGGTGCGGGAGCTGTGCGGGTCGGTGGCGCCGACGGTGTTCGTGCCGCGGCCCGGCGACGACCCGGACCTGCGAAGGCCTGACATCACCCGGGCGATCTCGGAGCTGGGCTGGGCGCCGGTCGTGGACCTCGACAAGGGGCTCACCGCGACCATCGACTGGTTCGCGGCCCGGCTGAACGACTGA
- a CDS encoding acyl carrier protein: MTSFDEIKTFAFEALGEMNYDTADFDGDTQLGPAGVDLESLALAELGVRVEERFGIRFSDDELDELAALTVDEFCTAVATRLAAHASA; encoded by the coding sequence ATGACCTCGTTCGACGAGATCAAGACCTTCGCCTTCGAAGCCCTCGGCGAGATGAACTACGACACCGCCGACTTCGACGGCGACACCCAGCTCGGCCCGGCCGGCGTGGACCTGGAGTCCCTGGCCCTGGCCGAACTCGGCGTCCGCGTCGAGGAGCGCTTCGGCATCCGCTTCAGCGACGACGAGCTCGACGAGCTCGCGGCGCTGACCGTCGACGAGTTCTGCACCGCGGTCGCCACCCGCCTCGCCGCGCACGCCTCGGCCTGA
- a CDS encoding beta-ketoacyl synthase, giving the protein MTRPEVVVTGMGMVTPVGTTAADVHAAMCEGRSGLRRPPEGHQVGDALEVGAFGPAIDPASLMPATEARVVDRYIVMALKAAEDALRDADFEVGRDADPYRVAVILSGTGGLATLEAQVVLRTAKGRLGVSPYLLPGMLPNMGAARIAIKYGIHGFVSSSGTACAAGSQAIGEALRLLRADEADVVLAGCSEAPLFPTLADTFGNARALARGWADDPEGASRPFDRRRNGLVLGEGAGVFVLERKDFADARGASAHADVLGWGVTNDAHHPTTPRPDGEGASQCMRRALKDAALEPADIGYLNAHGTSTKLGDTAEALAIRTLFGADTPPVSSTKAVTGHMLGASGVVESAVSIHALRTGQLPPTHNLEDPDPDCDLDHVRKTPRAAQAEHVISNSFGFGGHNVSVVYGRPSTRRTHTA; this is encoded by the coding sequence ATGACCCGCCCCGAAGTGGTCGTCACCGGCATGGGCATGGTCACCCCGGTCGGCACCACCGCCGCCGACGTCCATGCCGCCATGTGCGAGGGCCGCTCGGGCCTGCGCCGTCCGCCTGAAGGCCACCAGGTCGGCGACGCCCTCGAGGTCGGCGCGTTCGGCCCGGCCATCGACCCGGCCAGTCTCATGCCCGCCACTGAGGCGCGCGTCGTCGACCGCTACATCGTCATGGCGCTCAAGGCCGCCGAGGACGCGCTGCGCGACGCCGACTTCGAGGTCGGCCGCGACGCCGACCCCTACCGCGTCGCAGTCATCCTGTCCGGGACCGGCGGCCTGGCGACCCTGGAGGCCCAGGTCGTCCTGCGCACCGCGAAGGGCCGGCTCGGCGTCAGCCCCTACCTGCTGCCCGGCATGCTCCCCAACATGGGCGCGGCCCGCATCGCCATCAAGTACGGCATCCACGGTTTCGTCTCCTCCAGCGGCACCGCCTGCGCGGCCGGGAGCCAGGCGATCGGTGAGGCGCTGCGCCTGCTGCGCGCCGACGAGGCGGACGTGGTCCTGGCCGGATGCAGCGAGGCCCCGCTGTTCCCGACGCTGGCCGACACCTTCGGCAACGCCCGCGCGCTGGCCCGGGGCTGGGCCGACGATCCCGAGGGCGCCAGCCGGCCCTTCGACCGGCGCCGCAACGGCCTCGTGCTCGGCGAGGGCGCGGGCGTCTTCGTCCTGGAACGCAAGGACTTCGCCGACGCTCGGGGCGCTTCGGCGCACGCCGACGTGCTCGGCTGGGGCGTCACGAACGACGCCCACCACCCGACCACCCCGCGTCCGGACGGCGAGGGCGCCAGCCAGTGCATGCGCCGCGCCCTGAAGGACGCCGCGCTGGAGCCGGCCGACATCGGCTATCTGAACGCGCACGGCACCAGCACCAAGCTCGGCGACACCGCCGAGGCGCTGGCCATCCGGACCCTGTTCGGCGCCGACACCCCGCCGGTCAGCTCCACCAAGGCGGTGACCGGCCACATGCTGGGCGCCTCCGGGGTCGTGGAGTCCGCGGTCTCGATCCACGCGCTGCGCACCGGCCAGCTGCCGCCCACCCACAACCTCGAAGACCCCGACCCCGACTGCGACCTCGACCACGTCCGCAAGACTCCGCGCGCGGCGCAGGCCGAGCACGTCATCTCCAACTCTTTCGGGTTCGGCGGCCACAACGTCAGCGTCGTCTACGGCCGGCCCAGCACCCGCCGAACCCATACGGCTTAG
- the hppD gene encoding 4-hydroxyphenylpyruvate dioxygenase gives MDILGIDHVEFYVGDARQAAFFLCTAFGFHIAGHGGPETELPRQRSLLLAHGDSRVLLTSALGSAHPADGYVSRHGDGVGVIAFATGDATADYEEAVAAGATSVEAPRTYKDGADSVTTASVSGFGDVVHRFVERHGDSFWPGAIEAQAAPPRENADLVRSIDHVAALVPAGELESTIEYYQRVFGFKLIFEEYIEVGAQGMYSQVVQSPSGSATFTIIQPDMSRQSGQIDDFLAWHGGAGVQHLALSTDDIVTTVQTFAANGAGFAETPGTYYDALSERIGDIDLPVDRLRPLGVLVDQDHWGQMYQIFAKSMHIRRTFFWELIERHGAKTFGTSNIPALYAAKERELAGVRDSLATGATGALGALGATGALGAAG, from the coding sequence ATGGACATCCTCGGCATCGACCATGTCGAGTTCTACGTGGGAGACGCGCGACAAGCCGCGTTCTTCCTGTGCACAGCGTTCGGATTCCACATCGCCGGGCACGGCGGCCCGGAGACCGAGCTGCCCCGGCAGCGCAGCCTGCTGCTGGCGCACGGGGACAGCAGGGTTCTGCTGACCTCGGCCCTGGGCAGCGCGCATCCCGCGGACGGCTACGTCTCGCGGCACGGCGACGGCGTCGGCGTCATCGCCTTCGCCACGGGCGACGCGACCGCCGACTACGAGGAGGCGGTGGCCGCCGGCGCCACGTCCGTCGAGGCGCCGCGCACCTACAAGGACGGCGCCGACTCGGTGACCACCGCGAGCGTCAGCGGGTTCGGCGACGTGGTGCACCGCTTCGTGGAGCGGCACGGCGACTCGTTCTGGCCGGGCGCCATCGAGGCCCAGGCGGCCCCACCGCGGGAGAACGCCGACCTGGTCCGCTCCATCGACCACGTCGCGGCGCTGGTGCCGGCCGGGGAGCTGGAGTCGACCATCGAGTACTACCAGCGGGTCTTCGGCTTCAAGCTGATCTTCGAGGAGTACATCGAGGTCGGCGCGCAGGGCATGTACTCGCAGGTCGTGCAGAGCCCGTCGGGCAGCGCGACGTTCACCATCATCCAGCCGGACATGAGCCGGCAGAGCGGCCAGATCGACGACTTCCTGGCCTGGCACGGCGGCGCCGGCGTGCAGCACCTGGCGCTGAGCACCGACGACATCGTGACCACGGTGCAGACTTTCGCCGCCAACGGCGCGGGCTTCGCCGAGACCCCGGGCACGTACTACGACGCGCTGAGCGAGCGGATCGGCGACATCGACCTGCCGGTGGACCGGCTGCGCCCGCTGGGCGTCCTGGTCGACCAGGACCACTGGGGCCAGATGTACCAGATCTTCGCCAAGTCGATGCACATCCGCCGGACCTTCTTCTGGGAGCTCATCGAGCGGCACGGCGCCAAGACGTTCGGGACCAGCAACATCCCGGCGCTGTACGCGGCGAAGGAACGGGAGCTCGCCGGCGTGCGCGACTCCCTGGCAACGGGAGCAACGGGAGCACTGGGAGCACTGGGAGCAACGGGAGCACTAGGAGCTGCGGGATGA
- a CDS encoding methyltransferase domain-containing protein, with amino-acid sequence MKADINTAVERYYDTTLDLYEELWGEHVHHGYWDEGERPDSDGADRHSATDRLVHELVSYAGVPEGARILDVGCGIGGPALYLAGALGGTVVGVTLSAQQAARATEKAAEAGLAERAEFHQLDALSTGFPDASFDVLWAVESLMHIADREAFFAEAMRLLRPGGRLAIATWSQRDGALEPEEQELVDLVLKHQVMPSFSSLEEHERMATAAGFTEVASVDWSRAVANSWDPEFALIKKPEHGRATMVSLARERGADVLGFFYAGPLMKKGFDTGVITYGAIRAVKPASGTQDSDIFTEVVDQLRVVLDEDAAWSATVTPATTLDGDLELESVELTALSQALQTRHGASVDLAAHVAGLDVDQIIALTVGDVAAFVAEQAEQAEQAAQADGA; translated from the coding sequence GTGAAAGCTGACATCAATACGGCGGTCGAGCGGTATTACGACACGACGCTCGATCTATACGAAGAACTGTGGGGCGAACACGTCCACCACGGGTATTGGGACGAGGGCGAACGCCCGGACTCCGACGGCGCGGACCGGCACTCCGCCACCGACCGTCTGGTCCACGAACTCGTCTCCTACGCGGGCGTCCCGGAGGGGGCGCGCATCCTGGACGTCGGCTGCGGCATCGGCGGCCCGGCCCTGTATCTGGCCGGAGCGCTCGGCGGCACGGTCGTCGGCGTGACGCTGAGCGCGCAGCAGGCCGCCCGCGCCACGGAGAAGGCCGCCGAGGCCGGCCTGGCCGAGCGCGCCGAGTTCCACCAGCTGGACGCGCTGAGCACCGGCTTCCCCGACGCCTCCTTCGACGTCCTGTGGGCCGTGGAGTCCCTGATGCACATCGCCGACCGCGAAGCCTTCTTCGCCGAGGCGATGCGCCTGCTGCGTCCCGGCGGCAGGCTGGCGATCGCCACCTGGTCCCAGCGCGACGGGGCCCTGGAGCCCGAGGAGCAGGAGCTGGTCGATCTGGTCCTGAAGCACCAGGTGATGCCGAGCTTCTCTTCCCTGGAGGAGCACGAGCGCATGGCCACCGCGGCCGGCTTCACCGAGGTCGCCTCGGTGGACTGGAGCCGCGCCGTGGCCAACTCCTGGGACCCGGAGTTCGCCCTCATCAAGAAGCCCGAGCACGGCCGCGCGACGATGGTCTCGCTGGCCCGCGAGCGCGGCGCCGACGTCCTCGGGTTCTTCTACGCGGGGCCGCTGATGAAGAAGGGCTTCGACACCGGAGTCATCACCTACGGCGCGATCCGCGCGGTGAAGCCGGCCTCCGGGACCCAGGACTCTGACATCTTCACCGAGGTCGTCGACCAGCTCCGCGTGGTCCTGGACGAGGACGCCGCCTGGAGCGCGACCGTCACGCCGGCCACGACGCTGGACGGCGACCTGGAGCTGGAGAGCGTCGAGCTGACCGCGCTGAGCCAGGCCCTGCAGACGCGCCACGGCGCGTCCGTGGACCTGGCCGCGCACGTCGCAGGGCTCGACGTCGACCAGATCATCGCGCTCACCGTCGGCGACGTCGCCGCCTTCGTCGCTGAGCAAGCCGAGCAAGCCGAGCAAGCCGCGCAGGCCGACGGCGCATGA
- a CDS encoding beta-ketoacyl synthase N-terminal-like domain-containing protein — translation MPSLAASRARRGPTEVVVSGMSVLSAFGAGVDALLRAAVAGTSGFAPVERFDVGARRAKVAAVAPGSPELVRELINAVDEACDGAGLARSARADCHLFLAIHGEPHGGADAFAAGIAAACGFAGARAYTSACVAASTAVADAAALIAHGRVQRVVVAAGYLVDADQYALFDAGRALALDGRVRPFSAGRSGLLLGDAVGALVLEAASAAEPLARIAGWGRSGDAYHVCKPRPDGHGLARAIGDALHRGGVEAAGIGYINAHGSGTKQSDAAESAALRVSLGEAGAEIPVSSTKSVHGQALEAGALLELILTIAAVRAGRLPLNAGYLGPDEDCPLALVLAPVVADLEYALTLNVAFGGANTALLVGAP, via the coding sequence ATGCCTTCGCTCGCCGCCTCCCGAGCCCGCCGCGGCCCGACCGAGGTCGTCGTCTCCGGCATGTCCGTCCTCAGCGCGTTCGGCGCGGGCGTCGATGCCCTGCTGCGGGCCGCCGTGGCGGGGACGTCCGGGTTCGCGCCGGTCGAGCGCTTCGATGTCGGTGCGCGGCGGGCCAAGGTCGCGGCCGTGGCGCCCGGGTCGCCGGAGCTTGTGCGGGAGCTGATCAACGCTGTCGACGAGGCCTGCGACGGTGCCGGACTCGCGCGTTCGGCCCGCGCCGACTGCCACTTGTTCCTGGCCATCCATGGCGAGCCCCACGGCGGCGCCGACGCCTTCGCGGCCGGTATCGCCGCGGCGTGCGGGTTCGCCGGCGCCCGTGCCTACACCTCGGCGTGCGTCGCGGCCAGCACCGCCGTCGCCGATGCCGCCGCTCTCATCGCGCACGGCCGGGTGCAGCGGGTCGTCGTCGCGGCGGGCTATCTCGTCGACGCCGACCAGTACGCGCTGTTCGACGCCGGGCGCGCCCTGGCCCTCGACGGCCGGGTCCGTCCCTTCAGCGCCGGACGCAGCGGACTGCTGCTCGGCGACGCGGTCGGCGCGCTCGTCCTGGAAGCGGCCAGTGCCGCCGAGCCCCTGGCCCGCATCGCCGGCTGGGGACGCAGCGGCGACGCCTACCACGTCTGCAAGCCCCGTCCCGACGGCCACGGCCTCGCCCGCGCCATCGGCGACGCCCTCCACCGCGGCGGCGTCGAGGCCGCCGGCATCGGCTACATCAACGCGCACGGCTCGGGCACCAAGCAGAGCGACGCCGCCGAATCCGCCGCCCTGCGGGTATCGCTCGGCGAGGCGGGTGCCGAGATCCCGGTCAGCTCGACCAAGTCGGTCCACGGCCAGGCCCTGGAAGCCGGCGCGCTGCTCGAACTCATCCTCACCATCGCCGCCGTGCGCGCCGGACGCCTGCCGCTCAACGCCGGCTACCTCGGGCCCGACGAGGACTGCCCGCTCGCGCTCGTCCTGGCACCTGTTGTCGCAGATCTCGAATACGCGCTCACGCTGAACGTCGCCTTCGGCGGCGCCAACACGGCCCTGCTGGTGGGTGCGCCGTGA